One Polaribacter sp. KT25b DNA segment encodes these proteins:
- a CDS encoding TraR/DksA C4-type zinc finger protein, protein MSGVKVKYSEEDLLEFKEIINKKITRAQEDLEMLEGAYKNNADNGTDDTSPSFKSFDEGSEVMNKEANVQLAIRQEKFIRDLKNALMRIENGTYGICRVTGKLIQKERLKLVPHATLSIEAKRAQ, encoded by the coding sequence ATGTCAGGTGTTAAGGTAAAATATTCAGAAGAAGACTTGTTAGAATTTAAAGAAATTATTAACAAGAAAATTACAAGAGCTCAAGAAGATTTAGAAATGTTAGAAGGTGCATATAAAAATAATGCAGATAATGGTACAGATGATACATCGCCATCATTTAAATCTTTTGATGAAGGTTCTGAAGTAATGAACAAAGAAGCAAACGTGCAATTAGCAATTAGACAAGAAAAGTTTATTAGAGACTTAAAAAATGCCTTAATGCGCATAGAAAATGGTACTTATGGTATTTGTAGAGTTACTGGTAAATTAATACAAAAAGAGCGTTTAAAATTAGTGCCTCATGCTACTTTAAGTATTGAAGCAAAAAGAGCTCAATAA